The Corynebacterium camporealensis genome contains a region encoding:
- a CDS encoding TIGR04028 family ABC transporter substrate-binding protein produces MKRILVSVVAAASLLAGCSAAVRADGEENVLTYLEPQFFRTLYPPAAGFYPNGGVVNQITDRLLYQDPETLELSPWIATELPEINDDATEYTFNIRTDVTYSDGSPLTAENVVANFDLYGLGDEERTLTASEQIANYERGEVIDDDTVRFHFSAPSPGFLQATASFNAGLLSDASLALDNEGFGPGNATEVIGSGPFVIESEEIGTDLRLFAREDYDWAPPAMEKQGRADIDGVHYILAPEESVRTGAIVSGQADIARQISAPQEPLLQEQGVGIVTHGTNSMNNQLAFRFDHPRLQDQRVREAIIHGIDREEILRVLFSESYPLATAPVAATGLGYKDQSAAYSFDPEQSERLLDDAGWTPGPDGIRTKDGDRLVLRTNIALPQPRSAEVMTMVQDQLHRIGIDIQVNAGDQATQNADAKDVEKVQMYHSMVARADYDAITSYYGLNNRDAFLNQDSEGNPIDAHLQDLLEKVTDTADDAGREAAVEEVQDYLTEKAYVLPLFEEPQVYAVAESVEGFQPEAVARPSFYGVSIDRDNGGA; encoded by the coding sequence GTGAAGCGCATACTCGTCAGTGTCGTTGCCGCCGCCAGCTTATTGGCTGGCTGCTCGGCTGCGGTGCGGGCAGACGGGGAGGAAAACGTCCTCACCTATCTCGAGCCGCAGTTCTTCCGCACCCTCTACCCGCCGGCAGCCGGTTTTTATCCCAACGGCGGCGTGGTCAACCAGATCACCGACCGCCTGCTCTACCAGGACCCGGAGACCCTGGAGCTTTCGCCCTGGATTGCCACCGAGCTGCCCGAAATCAACGACGACGCCACCGAATACACCTTCAACATCCGCACCGATGTCACCTATTCGGATGGCTCGCCGCTAACGGCCGAGAACGTCGTGGCCAACTTCGACCTCTACGGCCTCGGCGATGAGGAACGCACCCTGACCGCCTCGGAGCAGATTGCCAACTACGAGCGCGGCGAAGTCATCGACGACGACACCGTCCGTTTCCATTTCTCCGCCCCGTCCCCGGGCTTTCTGCAGGCCACCGCAAGCTTTAACGCTGGCTTGCTTTCCGATGCCTCCTTAGCCCTCGACAACGAAGGCTTCGGCCCCGGCAATGCCACCGAAGTTATTGGCTCCGGCCCGTTTGTCATTGAATCCGAAGAAATCGGCACCGACCTGCGCCTGTTCGCCCGCGAGGACTACGACTGGGCCCCACCAGCAATGGAGAAGCAGGGCCGCGCCGACATCGACGGTGTGCACTACATCCTCGCCCCGGAAGAATCCGTTCGCACCGGCGCCATCGTGTCGGGCCAGGCCGATATTGCGCGCCAGATTTCTGCGCCGCAGGAGCCGTTGCTGCAGGAGCAGGGGGTGGGCATCGTCACGCATGGCACCAACTCCATGAACAATCAGCTCGCCTTCCGCTTCGACCACCCGCGGCTGCAGGACCAGCGCGTGCGCGAGGCGATTATCCATGGCATCGACCGCGAGGAAATCCTCCGCGTGCTCTTCTCCGAGTCCTACCCGCTGGCCACCGCCCCTGTTGCCGCCACCGGCCTGGGCTACAAGGACCAGTCCGCTGCCTACAGCTTCGACCCGGAGCAGTCCGAGCGCCTGCTTGACGATGCCGGCTGGACCCCCGGCCCCGACGGCATCCGCACCAAAGACGGCGATCGCCTCGTCCTGCGCACCAACATCGCACTGCCGCAGCCCCGTTCCGCCGAGGTCATGACCATGGTCCAGGACCAGCTGCACCGCATCGGCATCGACATCCAGGTCAACGCCGGCGACCAGGCCACCCAGAACGCTGATGCCAAGGACGTGGAGAAGGTGCAGATGTACCACTCCATGGTCGCCCGCGCCGACTACGATGCTATTACCTCCTACTACGGGCTGAACAACCGCGACGCCTTCCTCAACCAGGACTCTGAGGGCAACCCGATTGATGCGCACCTGCAGGACCTGCTGGAGAAAGTCACCGACACCGCCGACGATGCCGGCCGCGAAGCCGCCGTCGAGGAAGTCCAGGACTACCTCACCGAAAAGGCCTACGTTCTGCCGCTGTTTGAAGAACCCCAGGTCTACGCCGTGGCGGAATCCGTCGAGGGTTTCCAGCCTGAGGCCGTAGCCCGCCCGTCCTTCTACGGCGTATCCATCGACCGCGATAACGGGGGCGCTTAA
- a CDS encoding alkylhydroperoxidase domain protein — translation MMDIINHLSTAPQDILDLRARRADAQENAQASFSALLEPENPGTFTYTERYAVAAFIAGITQDTRAYEFYAELLSDDSSLNLQPAITRGRIAGPYHDGKFVTFSVLDYGERLAAAFDFAHLLIFHPKDATPGAIGHLQEAGWSDDDIVSLAQLISFLAFQLRVIHGLNVLGGAEIATPEACEAKESNPNWQPGPRTELPDVVAPQGFVAHPLGWRPWVPAVPKDEMTEAQKDSLIKPERIDMPYFRLLARDPAALLARTRTDLDIFYNTDGGLGRAERELSATVTSRYNGCEYCASVHQARAKEEGGDAEAIDKLLADGPTADLGTTSWNALRDAALDLTATPVRFDKTNVEELRNVGLNELAIIDVINSASFFNWANRLMLTLGAPDVPRRFR, via the coding sequence ATCATGGACATCATCAATCACCTCTCCACCGCACCACAGGACATCCTTGACCTGCGCGCGCGGAGGGCGGATGCGCAGGAGAATGCGCAGGCATCGTTTAGCGCACTGCTCGAACCTGAGAACCCCGGCACGTTTACCTACACCGAGCGCTACGCCGTCGCCGCTTTCATCGCTGGCATCACCCAGGACACCCGCGCCTATGAGTTCTACGCAGAACTGCTTTCCGATGACTCCTCCCTCAACCTTCAACCCGCCATCACCCGCGGCCGCATCGCCGGCCCCTACCACGACGGCAAGTTCGTCACCTTCAGCGTCCTGGATTACGGTGAGCGCCTCGCCGCAGCCTTCGACTTTGCGCACCTGCTGATTTTCCACCCGAAGGACGCCACCCCGGGCGCGATTGGTCATTTGCAGGAGGCCGGCTGGTCGGATGATGACATCGTGAGCTTGGCCCAGCTGATTTCCTTCCTGGCTTTCCAGCTGCGCGTCATCCACGGACTCAACGTCCTCGGCGGCGCCGAGATCGCGACCCCGGAGGCCTGCGAAGCTAAAGAATCCAACCCCAACTGGCAGCCTGGCCCGCGCACTGAGCTTCCCGATGTCGTCGCACCCCAAGGCTTCGTCGCCCATCCACTCGGCTGGCGCCCCTGGGTACCCGCCGTACCCAAAGACGAGATGACCGAGGCGCAAAAAGACTCACTCATCAAGCCGGAGCGCATCGATATGCCGTATTTCCGCCTGCTCGCCCGTGACCCAGCCGCTCTGCTGGCGCGCACTCGCACCGACCTGGATATCTTCTACAACACCGACGGCGGCCTCGGCCGTGCCGAACGCGAGCTTTCTGCCACCGTCACCTCCCGCTACAACGGCTGCGAGTACTGTGCCTCGGTCCACCAGGCCCGCGCGAAGGAAGAGGGTGGGGATGCGGAGGCCATCGATAAGCTGCTTGCCGATGGCCCCACAGCCGACCTCGGCACCACCTCCTGGAACGCCCTGCGCGATGCCGCCCTGGACCTCACCGCAACGCCAGTTCGATTTGATAAAACGAACGTCGAGGAGTTGCGCAACGTCGGCCTGAACGAGCTTGCGATTATCGACGTGATTAACTCCGCATCCTTCTTCAACTGGGCAAACCGCCTCATGCTGACTCTCGGCGCACCGGATGTGCCGCGCCGTTTTCGTTAG
- a CDS encoding ABC transporter permease yields the protein MTKKQILSRIGQAVIVLLVTYTVAFLLLSALPSDAVQSRYGDPSLGLSQAEIDAIREDMGVDQPLVVQYFTSLVGFLTGNFGNSTQTGAPVAQLIADALPHTLALAACAIGLAIIVALLLAFLATLPGSGAIGTFARSLPSFLVSLPGFWIGILLIQFFSFQLGWVRVIEPGTIEGLLLPTLTLAVPMTAPLTQVLNRSLEETQSQPFVQAVRARGASETWIFWKNVLRNSLLPVLTMVGLLFGELVGGAVVTETVFGRTGLGQMTAQAVANRDTPVLLAVVLIAATAYVIINLIVDLLYPVLDVRLRATNTENADKADKKVKA from the coding sequence ATGACTAAGAAACAGATTCTCTCTCGCATTGGCCAGGCAGTCATCGTGCTGCTGGTGACCTACACCGTGGCCTTTTTGCTGCTGTCCGCACTGCCTTCCGATGCCGTCCAGTCCCGCTACGGCGACCCCTCCCTCGGCCTGTCCCAAGCCGAAATCGACGCCATCCGCGAAGACATGGGCGTGGACCAACCCCTGGTGGTCCAGTACTTCACCTCATTGGTCGGCTTTTTGACCGGTAACTTCGGCAACTCGACCCAAACCGGCGCGCCTGTCGCCCAGCTGATTGCCGATGCCCTCCCGCACACCCTGGCCCTGGCCGCCTGCGCGATAGGCCTAGCGATCATCGTCGCACTGCTGCTGGCCTTCCTGGCCACCCTGCCGGGCTCCGGCGCGATTGGCACCTTCGCCCGCTCGCTGCCGTCCTTCCTGGTCTCCCTGCCGGGTTTCTGGATCGGCATCCTGCTCATCCAGTTCTTCTCCTTCCAGCTCGGCTGGGTCCGCGTCATCGAACCCGGCACCATCGAGGGCCTGCTGCTTCCAACACTCACACTCGCCGTACCGATGACCGCCCCGCTGACCCAGGTGCTCAACCGCTCGCTGGAAGAAACCCAATCCCAGCCCTTCGTCCAGGCGGTCCGCGCCCGCGGTGCGAGCGAGACCTGGATCTTCTGGAAGAACGTCCTACGCAACTCCCTGTTGCCGGTGCTGACCATGGTCGGCCTGCTCTTCGGCGAACTCGTCGGCGGCGCCGTGGTCACCGAAACCGTCTTCGGCCGCACCGGTCTGGGCCAGATGACCGCCCAGGCCGTCGCCAACCGCGATACCCCAGTCCTGCTGGCCGTCGTGCTCATCGCCGCGACCGCCTACGTCATCATCAACCTCATCGTGGACCTGCTCTACCCAGTCCTGGACGTGCGCCTGCGCGCCACCAACACCGAGAACGCCGACAAGGCAGACAAGAAGGTGAAGGCATGA
- a CDS encoding dipeptide ABC transporter ATP-binding protein, whose translation MSLLDINDLSVSYHSGNRSVAAVRGVSLQVQPGQVTAIVGESGSGKSTSAMAAIGLLPDNATIDAGTLHFEGQDVTAFDNAKWRQLRGKRIGLIPQDPNNSLNPLKTIGASVEEGLAIHHVGTPESRRQRAIELLDRVGIDDPERRYAQYPHELSGGMKQRVLIAATVALEPDLIIADEPTSALDVTVQKIILDLLDEMRAENNIGLLFITHDLAVAGDRADHIVVMEAGEVRESGLAANVLVNPKDAYTQRLLADAPSLSTIPPRRHRNAETLVEVDNLTQRYGDFTAVNDISFTVAKGTTHALVGESGSGKTTTGRSVALFNNPTEGSIRVGGRDVVGLRGAKLRDERANIQLVYQNPYSSLDPRRSIGDTIAEPLRNLRGANKATARSKAKEFLELVALDPDYYDRRPRELSGGQRQRVAIARAMIVEPELVVLDEAVSALDVTVQAQILRLLDDLQRELDLTYIFISHDLAVVNQIADTVSVLSHGNQVEYGPTRDVFSNPQSPFTQQLITAIPGSRYRGGDLNLGL comes from the coding sequence ATGTCTTTGCTCGACATCAATGATCTCAGCGTGTCCTACCACTCCGGCAACCGCTCCGTCGCCGCCGTGCGCGGGGTGAGCCTGCAGGTTCAACCTGGCCAGGTGACCGCGATTGTCGGCGAGTCCGGCTCCGGCAAGTCCACCTCCGCCATGGCCGCGATTGGCCTGCTGCCGGACAACGCCACCATCGACGCCGGCACCCTCCACTTCGAAGGCCAGGACGTCACTGCTTTCGACAACGCCAAGTGGCGCCAGCTGCGCGGCAAGCGCATCGGCCTGATTCCGCAGGACCCCAACAACTCGCTTAACCCGCTAAAAACCATCGGCGCCTCTGTCGAAGAAGGCCTGGCCATCCATCACGTCGGCACGCCCGAGTCCCGCCGCCAGCGCGCCATCGAGCTGCTCGACCGCGTCGGCATCGACGACCCGGAGCGCCGCTACGCCCAGTACCCGCACGAGCTCTCCGGCGGCATGAAACAGCGCGTGCTCATCGCCGCCACCGTGGCACTCGAGCCGGACCTCATCATCGCCGATGAGCCCACCTCCGCCCTCGACGTCACGGTCCAGAAAATCATCCTCGATCTGCTTGATGAGATGCGCGCCGAAAACAACATCGGCTTGCTGTTTATCACCCACGACCTGGCTGTGGCAGGTGACCGCGCCGACCACATCGTCGTCATGGAAGCCGGCGAGGTCCGCGAATCCGGCCTGGCAGCCAACGTCCTGGTCAACCCCAAGGACGCCTACACGCAGCGCCTGCTTGCCGATGCCCCCTCACTCAGCACCATCCCACCCCGCCGGCATCGCAACGCCGAGACCCTCGTGGAGGTCGACAACCTCACCCAGCGCTACGGCGATTTCACCGCCGTCAACGACATCTCCTTCACGGTGGCCAAGGGCACTACGCACGCATTGGTAGGGGAGTCCGGCTCCGGCAAGACCACCACCGGCCGCAGCGTCGCGCTGTTTAATAACCCCACCGAGGGCAGCATCCGCGTCGGCGGCCGCGACGTCGTCGGTTTGCGCGGCGCCAAGCTTCGCGATGAACGCGCCAACATCCAGCTGGTCTACCAAAACCCCTATAGCTCGCTGGACCCGCGGCGCAGCATCGGCGACACCATCGCTGAACCCCTGCGCAACCTGCGCGGCGCCAACAAAGCCACTGCCCGTTCCAAGGCCAAGGAATTCCTCGAACTCGTCGCACTCGACCCCGACTACTACGACCGCCGCCCCCGCGAGTTGTCTGGTGGCCAACGCCAACGCGTCGCCATCGCGCGCGCGATGATCGTGGAACCCGAACTCGTCGTCCTCGACGAGGCCGTCTCCGCCCTGGATGTCACCGTTCAGGCCCAAATCCTCCGCCTGCTCGACGACCTCCAACGCGAACTCGACTTAACCTATATCTTCATCTCCCACGACCTCGCCGTGGTCAACCAAATCGCCGATACCGTTTCTGTGTTATCCCACGGCAACCAAGTCGAATACGGCCCCACCCGCGACGTCTTCAGCAACCCCCAATCACCTTTTACCCAGCAACTCATCACCGCCATCCCCGGCTCCCGCTACCGCGGCGGCGACCTCAATCTGGGCCTTTAG
- a CDS encoding ABC transporter permease — protein MTTANVLNKPRKRQRTNPWTAPGSIISIIVLVIAFTAALFPSLFTSADPYAGTDVALLPPGDGHLMGTDSVGRDLYARIVYGARQSLLGAVVAVAVGLLVGTLLGLLAGALRGWVETIVMRIVDVLLSIPGILLSLSIIIVLGFGSLQAAVAVGATSVATFARLARSQVITVANADFVEAAYGAGSTRMQVLFRHILPNSLTPVIALATLQFGSAILQLSILGFLGYGAPPPTPEWGLIIAEGRDFMTTAWWLIILPGLAIVAVVMSANRLSQNLKVEA, from the coding sequence ATGACCACCGCCAACGTCTTGAACAAGCCGCGCAAGCGCCAGCGCACCAACCCCTGGACTGCGCCGGGGTCGATCATCTCCATCATCGTGCTGGTCATCGCTTTTACCGCGGCACTCTTCCCGTCGCTGTTTACCTCCGCCGACCCTTATGCCGGCACCGACGTCGCCCTGCTCCCGCCTGGCGATGGCCACCTCATGGGCACCGACTCCGTCGGCCGCGACCTCTATGCCCGCATCGTCTACGGTGCGCGCCAGTCCCTACTCGGCGCTGTCGTCGCCGTCGCAGTGGGCCTGCTCGTCGGCACGCTGCTTGGCCTGCTCGCGGGTGCGCTGCGCGGGTGGGTAGAAACCATCGTCATGCGCATCGTCGATGTGCTGCTGTCCATCCCCGGCATCCTCCTGTCGCTGTCCATCATCATCGTGCTGGGCTTCGGTTCTCTGCAGGCCGCCGTCGCCGTGGGCGCCACCTCCGTGGCTACCTTCGCGCGCCTGGCCCGCTCCCAGGTCATCACCGTTGCCAACGCCGATTTCGTCGAAGCCGCCTACGGTGCCGGCTCCACCCGCATGCAGGTGCTTTTTCGCCACATCCTGCCCAACTCACTGACCCCGGTCATCGCCCTGGCCACCCTGCAGTTCGGTTCTGCCATCCTGCAGCTGTCCATCCTCGGCTTCCTCGGCTACGGCGCCCCGCCGCCCACGCCGGAATGGGGCCTGATCATCGCCGAAGGCCGCGACTTCATGACCACCGCCTGGTGGCTCATCATTCTGCCTGGCCTGGCGATTGTCGCCGTCGTCATGTCCGCCAACCGCTTGTCCCAGAACCTGAAGGTGGAGGCTTAA
- a CDS encoding SDR family oxidoreductase produces the protein MSDKIAVVTGATGGMGREIIDGLARDHHVYALGRRAAELEGLDNVTPVPGDLRAGLDEGIELPELDRVDVLVHAAAVAEKFSVDSASVEDWRAHMDLNVHAPAELTRVLLPKLRAAGGIVVFINSGAGRTSYGDNVVYAASKHALYALADGLRLAEQDIRVSTVAPGPTDTPMLQGLQDYNPAHVIAPAEVARAIRFVVDTGATTQLTDVQVRPRIELNQRVK, from the coding sequence ATGAGCGACAAGATTGCAGTAGTAACTGGAGCAACCGGCGGAATGGGCCGGGAAATCATCGACGGCCTGGCGCGCGACCACCACGTCTACGCGCTGGGACGTCGCGCCGCGGAGCTGGAGGGCCTCGACAACGTCACACCCGTACCGGGCGACCTGCGCGCCGGGCTGGATGAGGGCATTGAGCTTCCCGAACTCGACCGCGTCGACGTGCTTGTCCACGCCGCAGCCGTTGCGGAGAAGTTCTCCGTCGACTCCGCCAGCGTGGAGGATTGGCGCGCCCACATGGACTTAAATGTCCACGCGCCGGCGGAGCTGACCAGGGTTTTGCTGCCAAAATTACGCGCTGCAGGCGGAATAGTTGTCTTTATCAATTCAGGAGCAGGGCGTACCAGCTACGGCGACAATGTTGTCTATGCAGCCAGCAAACATGCCCTCTACGCGCTTGCCGACGGCCTTCGCCTAGCTGAGCAGGACATTCGCGTCTCCACGGTAGCCCCGGGGCCGACCGATACACCGATGCTGCAAGGCCTGCAGGACTACAATCCGGCACATGTTATTGCCCCCGCAGAAGTTGCCCGCGCGATTCGCTTTGTGGTCGATACAGGCGCAACGACGCAGCTCACAGACGTGCAAGTGCGACCCCGTATTGAGCTAAACCAACGGGTGAAATAA